The Burkholderia ubonensis genome has a window encoding:
- the tssC gene encoding type VI secretion system contractile sheath large subunit codes for MRINTIACIDSDLLDWCLAELDEQLGRQLDAILHHPAFQALESTWRGLQFLVDRTDFRQNVKIEVLDVSKEALHQDFEDTPDIIQSGLFRLTYVGEYDMPGGQPIAAIISAFEFDHRAQDVALLRNISKVAAAAHMPFIGAVSPAFFDKPTMEAVAGIRDLPIWFERAEYLKWKSFRETEDARYVALTMPRFLARLPYGPDTLSVRTFNYTENVRDSGRSAHLWTSAAFAFAVNIVRSFIRNGWCVQIRGPQAGGVINDIPAHRYDLGAGQLGKISTDALISETRENEFADIGLIPLSYTSNHDQTCFFSAHSTQRPRTYDARDASANSRINARLPYIFLLSRIAHYLKLIQRENIGTTRDRRLLELELNNWIKSLVTEMTDPGDDLQAAHPLREAKVTVEDIEDNPGFFRIKLFIVPHFQIEGVDINLSLVSQMPKAKQ; via the coding sequence ATGCGCATAAATACGATTGCGTGCATCGATTCCGATTTGCTCGATTGGTGTCTGGCGGAACTGGACGAACAACTCGGCCGGCAGCTCGACGCCATCCTGCACCACCCCGCATTTCAGGCACTCGAATCGACTTGGCGAGGCCTGCAATTCCTGGTCGATCGCACCGATTTCCGTCAAAACGTCAAAATCGAAGTGCTCGACGTTTCAAAGGAAGCACTCCATCAAGACTTCGAAGATACGCCCGATATCATCCAGAGCGGCTTGTTCAGACTGACTTATGTCGGCGAGTACGACATGCCGGGTGGACAACCCATCGCCGCGATTATTTCGGCATTTGAATTCGATCATCGCGCGCAGGACGTCGCTCTGTTGCGCAATATATCGAAAGTCGCCGCGGCTGCTCACATGCCATTCATCGGCGCGGTCTCGCCCGCCTTCTTCGACAAACCCACGATGGAGGCAGTCGCAGGCATCCGCGACCTGCCGATCTGGTTCGAGCGGGCCGAATACCTGAAATGGAAAAGCTTCCGTGAAACCGAGGATGCGCGCTACGTCGCGCTGACGATGCCGCGCTTCCTCGCCCGATTGCCCTACGGGCCCGATACGCTGTCCGTGCGCACGTTCAATTACACCGAGAACGTACGAGATTCCGGGCGAAGCGCACATCTGTGGACGAGCGCGGCATTCGCCTTCGCGGTCAACATCGTACGCAGCTTTATACGCAACGGCTGGTGCGTGCAGATTCGCGGCCCGCAAGCGGGTGGCGTCATCAATGACATTCCCGCGCATCGGTACGACCTCGGCGCCGGGCAACTGGGTAAGATTTCCACGGACGCATTGATTTCGGAAACACGCGAGAATGAATTTGCCGATATTGGCCTGATCCCCCTTTCGTACACCAGCAATCACGACCAGACCTGTTTTTTCTCAGCGCATTCGACACAGCGACCGCGAACGTACGATGCGCGCGACGCTTCGGCCAATAGCCGAATCAATGCGCGCCTGCCGTACATTTTCCTGCTGTCGCGCATCGCGCATTATCTGAAGCTGATCCAGCGTGAAAACATCGGCACGACGCGGGACCGCCGATTGCTCGAGCTCGAGCTGAACAACTGGATCAAATCGCTCGTCACGGAAATGACCGATCCGGGCGACGATCTTCAGGCTGCACATCCGCTGCGCGAGGCGAAGGTGACGGTCGAGGATATCGAGGACAACCCGGGCTTCTTCCGCATCAAGCTGTTCATCGTCCCGCATTTTCAGATCGAAGGCGTCGACATCAACCTCTCCCTCGTTTCGCAGATGCCGAAGGCGAAGCAGTGA
- the tssK gene encoding type VI secretion system baseplate subunit TssK: protein MKITRPLWAKGIFMTPQHFQQQAIWEQYVHDQVARIASPDAWGAVHVALDDQALSVNRLQCTALALRLPDGTLIDSETADWLPAARSLDDVPATVDTVTVLAGVALMDAQGGNCVEPGEKPARPRRVTREYKHVADLNGDGQEEISVERNVVTLLFDFEQGGDYVTCPVARLVRTPQGRFEPDTAFVPPCLFLSASDRLMHRAQRLSEILLAKSASLAVRRKERSDQIADFAVSDVALFWLLHSVNSAWPELARLVQAPDQHPERLYAVLARLAGSLLTFSTTESLQAIPLYDHRAPEPTFAELESLIRTLLDAVIPSRVVPIALERVRATTWLGRINDERLTEGAEYYLSVQAAMPAHALIDHLPRLCKVGAPDEVEQIVNSALPGIALRPMSRLPAAIPVRIENQYFALDSNDAAFKRMIDAHACQIYVPASIPEASLELYAVLPS, encoded by the coding sequence ATGAAGATAACCAGACCGCTGTGGGCCAAGGGGATTTTCATGACGCCGCAGCACTTCCAGCAGCAGGCGATATGGGAACAGTACGTCCACGACCAAGTTGCACGCATCGCGAGCCCCGACGCCTGGGGCGCGGTGCATGTGGCACTCGACGACCAGGCGCTGAGCGTCAATCGCCTGCAATGCACGGCGCTCGCGCTGCGCCTGCCGGACGGTACGCTGATCGACAGCGAAACCGCCGACTGGCTTCCCGCGGCGCGCAGTCTTGACGACGTGCCTGCAACGGTGGACACCGTGACCGTGCTGGCCGGCGTGGCGCTGATGGACGCGCAGGGCGGCAACTGCGTCGAACCCGGCGAAAAGCCGGCCCGCCCTCGCCGCGTGACCCGCGAGTACAAGCATGTTGCCGATCTGAACGGCGACGGGCAGGAAGAAATCAGTGTCGAACGTAACGTGGTGACGTTGCTGTTCGACTTCGAGCAGGGCGGCGACTATGTGACGTGTCCGGTCGCGCGACTCGTGCGCACCCCGCAAGGACGCTTCGAGCCCGACACGGCGTTTGTCCCGCCGTGCCTGTTTCTGTCCGCGAGCGATCGCCTGATGCATCGCGCGCAGCGCCTGTCGGAGATTCTGTTAGCCAAGAGCGCCAGCCTTGCGGTGCGCCGCAAAGAGCGCTCGGACCAGATCGCCGACTTCGCCGTGTCCGACGTGGCGCTGTTCTGGCTGCTCCACAGCGTCAATAGCGCCTGGCCCGAGCTCGCACGCCTCGTACAGGCGCCGGATCAACATCCCGAGCGACTGTACGCGGTGCTCGCCCGACTGGCGGGCTCGTTGCTGACGTTCTCCACGACCGAATCGCTCCAGGCGATTCCACTGTACGATCACCGCGCACCAGAGCCGACGTTTGCCGAGCTCGAATCGCTGATTCGCACGCTGCTCGATGCGGTCATTCCGTCCCGCGTCGTACCGATTGCGCTGGAACGCGTACGCGCGACCACATGGCTCGGCCGGATCAACGACGAACGGCTGACCGAAGGCGCGGAATACTATCTTTCGGTGCAAGCGGCGATGCCGGCACACGCCCTCATCGATCATCTGCCGCGTCTATGCAAAGTGGGCGCACCGGACGAGGTCGAGCAGATCGTCAATTCCGCGCTGCCGGGCATCGCCTTGCGGCCGATGTCGCGGCTGCCGGCCGCGATTCCCGTGCGGATCGAAAACCAGTACTTCGCGCTGGACAGCAATGATGCCGCGTTCAAGCGGATGATCGACGCGCACGCCTGCCAGATCTATGTGCCGGCATCGATTCCCGAGGCGTCGCTCGAACTGTATGCGGTGCTGCCGTCATGA
- a CDS encoding DotU family type IV/VI secretion system protein has product MSTMTVADSPLLPVALRDTARTVTALAEEPLSFDTLRGQCNTQIDQLRSDLGLRGLPDHVINDAVYALCALLDEAALKHLTGEARESWEKRPLQEERFSRNDAGEELVRRIEDRLLEPRSPRVLLAIFAAVLSLGFTGRFAMDGSTARAALIRTLDERLGRTTAAEDNPAAAASIVVNSTDARPQRISPLTWVVASCVAVGVAWFMVDRWFIASIAQIAQ; this is encoded by the coding sequence ATGAGCACGATGACCGTCGCAGATTCCCCTCTGCTCCCCGTCGCGCTACGTGACACGGCGCGCACGGTCACCGCACTGGCCGAAGAGCCGCTGTCGTTCGACACGCTTCGAGGCCAATGCAACACGCAGATCGACCAACTGCGCTCCGATCTGGGCTTGCGGGGCCTCCCGGATCACGTGATCAACGATGCGGTCTACGCGCTGTGCGCACTGCTCGACGAGGCCGCATTGAAGCACCTCACGGGAGAAGCTCGCGAAAGCTGGGAGAAGCGGCCGCTCCAGGAGGAACGTTTCTCGAGAAACGATGCCGGCGAGGAGTTGGTACGACGCATCGAGGATCGCTTGCTCGAGCCACGGTCGCCGCGGGTGCTGCTCGCGATATTCGCAGCGGTGCTGTCGCTTGGCTTCACCGGACGGTTTGCGATGGACGGGAGTACAGCGCGTGCGGCGCTTATTCGCACCCTCGACGAACGGCTTGGGCGCACGACTGCGGCGGAGGACAACCCCGCAGCGGCCGCTTCGATCGTGGTGAACAGCACCGACGCCCGCCCGCAGCGCATTTCTCCGCTGACTTGGGTGGTCGCCTCGTGCGTCGCCGTCGGCGTCGCCTGGTTCATGGTCGATCGATGGTTCATCGCGTCGATTGCTCAGATCGCGCAATAA
- the tssE gene encoding type VI secretion system baseplate subunit TssE has protein sequence MWVGPGLFERITGHFADGSGVDDFASEVQVFLSVRDNIERILNSRRGSLAHLPDYGLDDLSEIYRHLPSSAHKLQRAIEATLLTYEPRLKKVEIEIHPPEPGMLISFTMACHLHREGLVRFGTNFMPDGKTRLRMLQAALDRY, from the coding sequence ATGTGGGTGGGTCCCGGGTTATTCGAGCGGATCACCGGACACTTCGCGGACGGCTCTGGCGTGGACGACTTCGCGTCAGAAGTGCAGGTTTTCCTGTCGGTGCGCGACAATATCGAGCGCATCCTGAACAGCCGGCGCGGATCGCTCGCCCATCTCCCGGACTATGGGCTCGACGACCTGTCGGAGATCTATCGGCATCTGCCATCGTCGGCACACAAGCTGCAACGCGCCATCGAGGCAACCTTGCTCACCTACGAGCCGCGGCTGAAGAAAGTGGAAATCGAGATTCACCCGCCTGAACCGGGCATGCTGATCAGCTTCACGATGGCCTGCCATTTGCACCGGGAAGGGCTCGTGCGCTTCGGCACGAATTTCATGCCGGACGGGAAGACGCGGCTACGCATGCTGCAGGCAGCGCTCGACCGATACTGA
- a CDS encoding porin, with translation MTQAALFRTSHTIAFAGALLATTSSATQAQSAVQLSGIIDAGIAYVSDSGNTHGHQSAWQAKSGDINGSRWILSGREDLGGDLNAAFMLANGFAPMTGTASQQGRLFGFQSWVALQSQQLGSLIAGRQFDEVVQFVEPFSLGGTRYGGTAFAHVFDNDNLDNWTRINNSVKYVSPLLGGLKLGMLYGFSNQAGGFDNNRAYSLGASYQYGNLDLGAGYVQFNNASNLSSANVNGAAPAGAPFNAARQRTWAAGGLLHFGNGAAGLVLSETRLDHATSINDVVDTAVSLPGDDVRFQNVEVNVRYSVLQNWDVSAGYTFTAGRFATPAGVRYPKWHQVGIVNTYFLSPTTDIYAEAVYQRANQLAGTGIRGAQIANFSRASGANQLIASLGLRRRF, from the coding sequence ATGACACAAGCAGCACTTTTCAGAACGAGCCATACCATTGCATTCGCGGGCGCGTTGTTGGCGACGACAAGTTCCGCGACGCAGGCGCAGAGCGCCGTCCAGCTGTCGGGGATCATCGACGCGGGCATTGCGTACGTGAGCGATAGCGGCAATACCCACGGGCATCAGAGCGCGTGGCAGGCAAAGAGTGGTGACATCAACGGTAGCCGCTGGATCCTGTCGGGCAGGGAAGACCTCGGTGGAGATCTGAATGCGGCGTTCATGCTGGCGAACGGCTTTGCGCCGATGACGGGCACGGCTTCGCAGCAGGGCCGGTTGTTCGGCTTCCAGTCCTGGGTTGCGTTGCAATCGCAACAGCTCGGCTCGCTGATTGCGGGGCGCCAGTTCGACGAGGTCGTGCAGTTCGTCGAACCGTTTTCCCTGGGAGGGACGCGATATGGCGGCACGGCGTTCGCGCACGTCTTCGACAACGACAACCTCGACAACTGGACGCGCATCAACAACTCGGTCAAGTACGTGAGCCCGCTGCTGGGTGGCCTCAAGCTGGGTATGCTGTATGGATTTTCGAACCAGGCTGGCGGTTTCGACAACAACCGCGCGTATAGCCTCGGCGCGTCGTATCAATACGGCAATCTCGATCTCGGCGCGGGCTATGTGCAGTTCAACAACGCATCGAATCTCTCCAGCGCCAACGTGAACGGCGCGGCACCGGCCGGCGCACCGTTCAACGCGGCGCGCCAGCGCACCTGGGCTGCGGGCGGGCTGCTCCATTTCGGCAACGGTGCGGCCGGCCTCGTGCTCAGCGAGACGCGTCTCGATCATGCCACGTCGATCAACGACGTCGTGGATACCGCAGTCAGCCTGCCGGGCGACGACGTGCGGTTTCAGAACGTCGAGGTGAACGTGCGCTATAGCGTGCTGCAGAACTGGGACGTTTCGGCCGGTTATACGTTTACTGCGGGCCGCTTCGCGACGCCGGCGGGCGTTCGTTATCCGAAGTGGCATCAGGTCGGCATCGTCAACACCTACTTCCTTTCGCCGACGACGGACATCTACGCCGAGGCGGTCTATCAACGGGCCAACCAACTGGCCGGAACAGGTATCCGTGGCGCGCAGATCGCCAATTTTTCACGGGCGTCCGGCGCGAACCAGCTCATTGCGTCACTCGGTTTGCGACGCCGGTTCTGA